The Nonlabens spongiae genome contains a region encoding:
- a CDS encoding TonB-dependent receptor plug domain-containing protein: MRRILLFLALFCFVSLLAAQSVKVMDRFSGEPVVSALIYNKSKKTVAYTDVFGNASLDAFEDQEAIYFKSTSYVTAHFSKNELDKLKWTVRMMPDGEAMDPIVLSASKFEQRKQDIPQKIISQSREQVLNQNPQTSADLLQQSGQVFVQKSQQGGGSPMIRGFSTNRLLLTVDGVRMNNAIFRSGNLQNVISIDPLSIERTEVILGPGSVVYGSDAIGGVLNFYTTQPKFSQDSTAFHGNALLRYATANQENTAHVNLKYGRKKFASATSITINSFNDLRMGSHGPDDYLRESFVIRNGDEDVLVSNPDPREQVPTGYSQINLLQKFSFQDNPRWRYDASLIYTATSDVDRYDALDRFRESGNPRNAEWYYGPQKWLFLNGKIHHEADNYFYDRAVFTAAFQRFNESRITRDFQEIDRFKTAEEVDVYIASIDFERHDEKKNTLFYGGEFVHNRVDSDGSLTNIINGATADAASRYPDGSSWRSLAFYANYQWRLRDDLTLQSGLRYNHIWIDADFDTPFFDFPFEKAHADTGALTGALGATYRPGNSWEIRTNLSTAFRAPNIDDIGKIFDPSPGTVVVPNPDIEAEYSYNYEVGVSKKFFDRFDVDIAGYYTYLKDALVVRDFSLNGQEEIVYQGELSRVQAVQNAEESMVYGLELGLNFKVNEFLQLAGHYTVVEGEQEEEDGAKVSVRHVAPDFGDVHAIIDLGKLDLDAFAVFNGSIDFEDLAPSQQSRPYLYALDTNGNPYSPSWYTLNLRSRYAINDSLAVTAIAENITDQRYRTYSSGIAAAGFNFIASVDYRF, from the coding sequence TTGAGAAGAATTTTATTATTCCTTGCCTTATTTTGTTTTGTTTCACTGCTCGCTGCCCAGTCTGTAAAAGTTATGGATCGCTTTAGCGGTGAGCCTGTGGTGTCAGCGCTCATTTATAATAAATCAAAAAAAACAGTTGCATATACTGATGTATTTGGAAATGCGAGCTTAGATGCCTTTGAAGATCAGGAAGCAATCTATTTTAAAAGTACCAGCTATGTAACGGCTCATTTTTCAAAGAATGAATTAGATAAGCTTAAGTGGACGGTGCGCATGATGCCAGATGGAGAAGCGATGGATCCCATTGTTCTCTCTGCATCAAAATTTGAGCAAAGAAAACAAGATATCCCCCAGAAGATCATATCCCAATCCAGAGAACAGGTTCTCAATCAAAACCCACAAACCAGTGCTGATCTTTTGCAGCAATCTGGCCAGGTCTTCGTCCAGAAATCCCAGCAAGGTGGTGGTAGTCCCATGATCAGAGGTTTCTCAACAAACCGTCTTCTACTTACGGTTGATGGCGTGCGCATGAACAACGCTATTTTCAGATCGGGAAATCTTCAAAATGTCATATCTATCGACCCCTTGAGTATCGAGCGTACTGAGGTAATTTTAGGCCCGGGCAGCGTTGTTTACGGGAGTGATGCCATAGGAGGTGTGCTTAATTTTTATACTACACAACCTAAATTTTCTCAAGACTCCACCGCTTTTCATGGAAATGCACTTTTGCGCTACGCAACCGCAAATCAAGAAAATACGGCTCATGTTAATCTCAAATATGGTCGTAAGAAATTTGCCAGTGCTACCAGCATCACCATAAACTCTTTCAACGATTTGAGAATGGGTAGTCACGGCCCGGACGATTATCTGAGGGAGTCATTTGTTATACGCAACGGTGATGAGGATGTTCTGGTCTCAAATCCAGATCCTAGAGAACAGGTCCCGACTGGTTACAGCCAGATCAATCTGTTACAAAAATTTTCGTTTCAAGATAACCCCAGATGGCGGTATGACGCTTCACTCATTTACACAGCGACCAGTGATGTGGATCGTTATGATGCATTAGACCGCTTTCGCGAAAGCGGAAACCCCAGAAACGCCGAGTGGTATTACGGGCCACAGAAATGGTTGTTTCTTAACGGGAAGATTCACCACGAAGCTGACAACTATTTTTATGATCGTGCGGTCTTTACCGCTGCTTTTCAAAGATTCAATGAAAGTCGCATCACGAGGGATTTTCAGGAAATAGATAGGTTTAAGACTGCTGAAGAAGTAGATGTTTACATCGCTTCTATAGATTTTGAAAGACACGACGAGAAGAAGAACACGCTCTTTTACGGTGGAGAGTTTGTGCATAACCGTGTAGATTCAGACGGTAGCCTTACTAATATTATCAATGGAGCTACTGCAGATGCGGCATCTCGTTACCCTGATGGCTCTTCATGGAGATCACTAGCGTTTTATGCAAACTATCAGTGGAGGTTGAGAGATGATCTGACGTTGCAATCTGGTTTAAGGTATAATCATATATGGATCGACGCAGATTTTGACACACCATTTTTTGATTTCCCATTTGAAAAAGCCCATGCTGACACGGGAGCACTAACTGGCGCCCTAGGTGCGACCTATAGACCAGGGAACAGTTGGGAAATCCGTACAAACCTGAGTACAGCTTTCAGAGCACCTAATATTGATGATATTGGAAAAATCTTTGATCCGAGCCCGGGCACGGTCGTAGTTCCTAACCCAGATATTGAGGCTGAATACTCTTACAATTACGAGGTGGGAGTGAGTAAAAAATTCTTTGACCGATTTGATGTGGATATCGCAGGCTACTATACGTATTTGAAAGACGCTCTAGTAGTTAGAGACTTTAGCCTAAACGGTCAAGAAGAGATCGTTTACCAAGGCGAACTAAGTAGAGTGCAGGCTGTCCAAAACGCTGAAGAGTCTATGGTTTATGGACTGGAATTAGGTCTGAACTTTAAGGTAAATGAATTCCTACAACTTGCTGGTCATTACACGGTCGTAGAAGGAGAGCAAGAGGAAGAAGATGGCGCAAAGGTCTCTGTGAGACATGTGGCTCCAGATTTTGGAGATGTTCATGCGATCATCGACTTAGGAAAATTAGATCTTGACGCTTTTGCGGTGTTTAACGGTAGCATAGACTTTGAAGATTTAGCTCCCAGTCAGCAAAGCAGGCCCTACCTTTATGCTCTAGATACCAATGGCAATCCGTACTCCCCTAGTTGGTACACCTTGAACTTGAGATCTAGATATGCCATTAACGACAGTCTTGCCGTAACCGCAATTGCTGAAAACATTACCGATCAGCGCTATCGAACCTATTCTTCAGGAATTGCTGCAGCGGGATTTAATTTTATTGCTTCAGTAGATTACCGATTCTAG
- the pdeM gene encoding ligase-associated DNA damage response endonuclease PdeM — protein MSPLEIKIHDQNFVLHPSGACFWEEQDVVLLADVHLGKSAHFRKHGMAVPSTADDVEYDKLNAVIEYFNPDSIWFLGDLFHSYQNAEWHYFEQWVRMQQIEIVLVMGNHDIISRDHFKALGIKTYDILNAGKFYFTHHPQEVAGRFNFSGHIHPAVKLQGVGRQKVKLPCFFQSETGMILPAFGDFTGTYCMTPVKGNKIYAVADDEVVECC, from the coding sequence ATGTCGCCACTCGAAATTAAGATTCACGATCAAAATTTTGTGCTACACCCATCGGGAGCGTGTTTTTGGGAGGAGCAAGACGTGGTGCTATTAGCTGATGTGCATTTAGGCAAGAGTGCCCACTTCAGGAAACACGGTATGGCAGTTCCTTCCACCGCAGACGATGTAGAGTATGACAAATTAAATGCGGTGATTGAGTATTTTAATCCTGACAGTATCTGGTTTTTGGGAGATCTGTTCCACTCTTATCAAAATGCAGAGTGGCACTATTTTGAACAATGGGTGCGCATGCAGCAAATTGAAATCGTTCTTGTAATGGGAAACCATGATATAATTTCTCGTGATCATTTCAAAGCGCTGGGAATTAAAACTTATGATATTCTCAACGCTGGAAAATTCTATTTTACGCACCATCCACAAGAAGTAGCAGGAAGATTTAATTTTTCAGGTCACATTCATCCTGCGGTAAAATTGCAGGGAGTAGGTAGGCAAAAAGTAAAATTGCCATGTTTTTTTCAAAGCGAGACCGGCATGATACTGCCTGCATTTGGAGATTTTACAGGAACGTATTGCATGACTCCAGTTAAAGGTAATAAGATTTATGCCGTCGCAGATGATGAGGTGGTGGAGTGCTGTTAA
- a CDS encoding dipeptide ABC transporter ATP-binding protein, with the protein MRLSTNKILCNIQRLCIKVPQREQHLELIKNISFQCFSNEILGVVGESGSGKSITFKSLMGLLPQTLNITADRFEVLGEDFSSKSGVITVEKGSSLARFRGSEISMIFQEPMSSLNPTKTCGVQVSEILELHTDLNKRHRKSEVLDLFAKVKLPDPEKTFQKYPHEISGGQMQRVMIAMAIACKPKLLIADEPTTALDVTVQQEIINLLKELQHEYGMSIIFISHDLALVQNIADRIMVMFKGQIEEIGSAKQVFNSPQANYTKALLASRPKTSERLERLPTVKDFLENNTGFREITSEARKLRLRKIYDQQPILEVQNVFKDYSLKKQLFKKQDYFRAVSDVSFQLYPKESLGLVGESGCGKSTLGNMILGLQSISEGSILFKGQDIARLDKKSMRSLRKELQIIFQDPYSSLNPRVTVGNCIMEAMKWHGIGENRKDREQKTKTLINRVGLAENSFYKYPHEFSGGQRQRIGIARTIALEPSLIVCDESVSALDISVQAQVLNLLNELKELYDFSYLFISHDLAVVKYFCDRIVVMNKGKIEEINEADALYENPKKEYTRKLIAAIPAV; encoded by the coding sequence ATGAGATTGTCCACAAATAAAATCTTATGTAATATTCAGAGACTTTGTATCAAGGTCCCGCAAAGAGAGCAGCATCTTGAACTCATTAAAAACATTTCGTTTCAGTGTTTTTCAAATGAAATTCTAGGCGTGGTAGGAGAATCTGGGAGTGGTAAATCTATTACGTTCAAATCTTTAATGGGTCTATTACCACAAACCTTAAATATTACAGCAGATCGGTTTGAGGTTTTGGGAGAGGACTTTTCATCTAAATCTGGAGTCATAACTGTAGAAAAGGGTTCATCTTTAGCACGCTTTCGCGGAAGCGAGATAAGCATGATCTTTCAAGAACCCATGAGCTCGCTCAACCCTACCAAAACCTGCGGTGTTCAAGTAAGCGAGATTCTTGAATTGCATACCGATCTAAACAAAAGGCATCGTAAAAGTGAGGTGCTGGATCTTTTTGCAAAAGTCAAACTTCCCGATCCAGAGAAAACCTTTCAAAAATACCCGCATGAGATAAGTGGCGGTCAGATGCAACGCGTGATGATCGCCATGGCTATTGCTTGTAAACCTAAACTCTTGATCGCTGATGAGCCCACAACGGCACTGGATGTAACCGTGCAACAGGAAATCATAAATTTGCTGAAGGAATTGCAGCACGAGTATGGTATGTCCATTATTTTCATATCTCACGACCTTGCCCTCGTGCAAAATATCGCAGACCGAATTATGGTTATGTTTAAAGGGCAAATTGAGGAAATAGGCTCTGCCAAACAAGTATTCAACAGTCCACAGGCAAATTATACTAAAGCTCTACTAGCCTCAAGACCCAAAACCAGTGAACGTTTAGAGCGCTTACCTACTGTAAAGGATTTTCTTGAAAACAACACAGGTTTTAGGGAAATTACCAGCGAGGCACGAAAATTAAGACTCAGGAAGATCTATGATCAACAACCCATTTTAGAGGTTCAGAATGTCTTCAAAGACTACTCGTTGAAAAAACAGCTTTTCAAAAAACAGGATTATTTCAGAGCTGTAAGTGATGTGAGTTTTCAGCTCTACCCTAAAGAAAGTCTCGGTCTTGTAGGAGAAAGTGGCTGCGGAAAAAGTACGTTGGGAAATATGATTCTAGGACTGCAATCAATCAGTGAAGGCAGTATATTATTTAAAGGACAGGACATAGCCAGGCTGGATAAGAAATCGATGAGATCTTTGCGCAAAGAGCTTCAAATTATTTTTCAAGATCCCTACTCATCATTGAATCCTAGGGTTACCGTGGGCAACTGTATTATGGAGGCCATGAAATGGCATGGGATAGGTGAAAATCGAAAAGATCGAGAACAAAAAACCAAAACCTTAATCAATCGAGTAGGGCTCGCTGAAAATTCCTTTTATAAATATCCACATGAGTTCAGCGGTGGACAAAGACAGCGTATAGGTATCGCCAGGACTATTGCTCTTGAACCGTCGTTAATTGTTTGTGATGAAAGTGTGAGCGCTCTGGATATAAGTGTTCAGGCTCAGGTTTTGAATTTGTTGAATGAACTTAAAGAACTTTATGATTTCAGCTACTTATTCATATCTCACGATCTTGCAGTGGTCAAATACTTTTGTGATCGCATCGTCGTCATGAACAAAGGCAAAATAGAAGAAATCAATGAGGCCGATGCTCTGTACGAAAATCCTAAAAAAGAATATACCAGAAAGTTAATTGCGGCAATCCCTGCGGTTTAA
- a CDS encoding 3'-5' exonuclease, which translates to MISKIGLQNLLFLDIETVPQHEDFSQLDQNLQELYAKKTQYLRRDEYSPEEYYDRAGIWAEFGKIICISVGYFAERSEREFRTRSFYGDEKLLLEEFTNLLNDHFSNRNHLLCAHNGKEFDFPFIARRMLIHGMSLPEKLNLFGKKPWEVPHLDTLELWKFGDYKHFTSLKLLTSVLKIPSPKDDIDGSQVRDVFYKEKDIERIVVYCEKDVIAVAQVILRLRNEDLLKDHEIVHK; encoded by the coding sequence ATGATCAGTAAAATTGGCTTACAAAATCTTTTGTTTCTAGATATAGAAACAGTTCCGCAGCATGAAGATTTTAGTCAATTAGATCAGAATCTTCAAGAGCTCTACGCAAAAAAAACGCAGTACTTACGACGGGATGAGTACAGCCCGGAGGAATATTACGATCGCGCTGGTATATGGGCTGAGTTTGGAAAAATTATATGCATTTCAGTAGGCTATTTTGCAGAGCGCAGTGAGCGAGAGTTCAGAACACGTAGCTTCTATGGAGATGAAAAGTTGTTGCTTGAAGAGTTTACAAACTTGCTTAATGATCATTTTTCAAACCGTAATCACCTATTATGTGCTCACAATGGTAAAGAGTTTGACTTTCCATTTATTGCAAGACGCATGCTCATTCATGGTATGAGCTTACCAGAAAAATTAAATCTTTTCGGTAAAAAGCCTTGGGAAGTCCCCCATCTAGACACCTTAGAACTCTGGAAATTTGGCGATTACAAGCATTTCACAAGCTTGAAGTTACTGACGAGTGTCTTGAAAATTCCGTCACCTAAGGACGACATCGATGGTTCCCAGGTGCGCGATGTTTTCTACAAAGAAAAAGATATTGAACGTATCGTCGTATACTGCGAGAAAGACGTCATTGCTGTAGCGCAAGTAATTTTGCGCCTGAGAAATGAGGACTTATTAAAAGATCATGAGATTGTCCACAAATAA
- a CDS encoding penicillin-binding protein 1A, protein MATSKKKTAAKGKNNKPENNRKNILLFWKLVGLGLGMVVLLFMLAAWEVFGDLPDHTALENPQTELATEIVTADGRTLGSFYTDNRKPVKYEDLPQNLIDALVSTEDERFFDHSGIDGYGTTRAAVFLGQRGGASTITQQLAKLYFTEEPSRNTVDRIIQKIKEWIIATRLEKQYTKEEILTQYLNEFDFLYQAIGIRSAANIYFDKEPKDLTVSESAVFVAMLKNPALFNPRRTEASRENVLMRRNQVFVQMVRNDKMTEEVKDSLKQIPIKLDFQSASHNEGMGTYFREYLRSWLTDWARENVNKDTGKPYNLYNDGLKVNTTIDYRLQKHAEDAMLAHMENLQAEFDHQMKRNKTAPFSDLDQKQIDRVVKRAMVRSERWKLLKAKGLSDEEIEKSFDKKTEMTVFDWKSENREKDTLMTPRDSILYYKQHLRSGMMSIEPQTGHVKTWVGGYNHKYFKYDHVEKGKRQPGSTFKPFLYATAIDLLNYSPCKEFPDGEYTIPAGKWGNTKDWTPGDSSGDYGNILTLTQALAKSKNTISARLMDEVGPQAVIDRVSQLGIDTSNFDAVPSLALGTSDVNLFQMVGAYAVFANQGIYNEPVLVTSIEDKNGTLLYQYTPESKDVMNEETAYVTVKLMEGVTRGGSGTRLRGDSEYLKKTALYKEIMTGYPYNFKNDIAGKTGTTQNNSDGWFMGMVPNLVTGVWVGGEDRSVHFSSTRYGQGASMALPIWGTFMKNAYADDRLDISKESFKEPEDLSITVNCNEYKNSQEGDPLDDDNAVEGELEM, encoded by the coding sequence ATGGCAACGAGTAAAAAGAAGACTGCGGCTAAGGGGAAAAATAATAAACCTGAAAACAACAGAAAGAATATTCTGCTGTTTTGGAAACTGGTAGGACTGGGTCTAGGAATGGTAGTGCTACTATTTATGCTGGCCGCGTGGGAAGTTTTTGGTGACTTGCCAGACCATACCGCCCTGGAAAATCCACAAACAGAACTCGCTACAGAAATCGTTACCGCAGACGGTAGAACACTGGGCTCCTTCTATACAGACAATAGAAAACCCGTAAAGTATGAAGACCTGCCTCAAAATCTGATCGATGCATTAGTATCAACTGAAGATGAGCGCTTTTTTGATCATAGCGGTATAGACGGTTATGGAACGACTCGTGCAGCAGTTTTTTTAGGTCAGCGAGGAGGCGCAAGTACCATCACGCAGCAATTAGCCAAACTTTATTTCACTGAAGAACCCAGCCGAAATACTGTAGACCGTATCATCCAGAAAATAAAGGAATGGATCATCGCGACGCGCTTGGAAAAACAATACACTAAAGAAGAGATTCTTACTCAGTACCTAAATGAATTTGACTTTTTGTATCAAGCCATAGGAATTAGATCTGCGGCTAATATTTACTTTGATAAAGAACCCAAAGATCTAACCGTATCTGAAAGTGCGGTATTTGTAGCCATGCTCAAAAATCCAGCTCTATTTAATCCTAGACGTACTGAAGCAAGTCGAGAGAATGTTCTGATGAGGCGTAATCAGGTGTTTGTACAAATGGTTCGTAATGATAAAATGACCGAAGAAGTAAAAGACAGCCTCAAACAAATTCCGATAAAACTAGACTTTCAATCTGCAAGTCACAATGAGGGAATGGGAACCTATTTCCGTGAATACCTACGTAGCTGGCTTACCGATTGGGCTCGTGAGAATGTTAATAAGGATACGGGAAAACCCTATAACTTATACAACGATGGCCTTAAGGTTAACACTACCATCGATTACCGATTACAGAAGCATGCAGAAGATGCCATGCTTGCCCACATGGAAAATCTCCAGGCAGAATTTGACCACCAGATGAAGCGTAACAAAACCGCTCCATTTTCTGATTTGGATCAAAAGCAGATTGACAGAGTGGTTAAACGAGCTATGGTACGTTCTGAACGCTGGAAGCTTTTGAAAGCTAAAGGTTTGAGCGATGAAGAAATCGAGAAAAGCTTTGACAAAAAAACAGAAATGACTGTTTTTGACTGGAAGTCTGAAAACCGAGAGAAGGATACGCTCATGACTCCGCGAGACAGCATTCTTTATTATAAGCAGCACCTGCGCTCAGGTATGATGTCCATTGAGCCGCAAACGGGTCATGTAAAAACTTGGGTGGGCGGTTACAATCATAAGTACTTCAAATACGATCACGTTGAGAAAGGAAAAAGACAACCTGGATCTACATTCAAGCCGTTCTTGTATGCGACCGCGATAGACCTTCTAAATTACTCGCCTTGTAAGGAATTTCCTGATGGTGAGTATACTATACCAGCAGGGAAATGGGGAAATACTAAAGACTGGACTCCAGGAGATTCTAGTGGGGATTACGGTAATATTTTAACGCTTACACAAGCTCTAGCTAAATCAAAAAATACGATCTCAGCGAGATTAATGGATGAAGTCGGGCCTCAAGCCGTTATAGATCGAGTAAGTCAGCTAGGCATAGATACAAGCAACTTTGATGCTGTTCCATCGCTTGCTCTGGGAACTTCAGATGTGAATTTATTTCAAATGGTAGGGGCTTATGCTGTATTTGCTAATCAAGGCATCTATAATGAACCTGTACTAGTAACTAGTATTGAAGATAAAAATGGTACTCTGTTATATCAATACACTCCAGAGAGCAAGGATGTAATGAATGAAGAAACGGCTTATGTGACCGTTAAATTGATGGAAGGTGTAACTCGCGGCGGTAGTGGGACTCGTTTGAGAGGTGATAGCGAGTATCTCAAAAAAACAGCCTTGTATAAGGAGATTATGACTGGCTATCCTTACAATTTCAAAAACGATATTGCCGGTAAGACCGGTACTACACAGAACAATTCAGATGGATGGTTCATGGGTATGGTTCCTAATCTGGTAACCGGAGTGTGGGTAGGCGGTGAGGACCGTTCAGTTCATTTTTCCAGCACTAGATATGGACAGGGTGCCTCAATGGCATTACCTATATGGGGTACATTTATGAAAAATGCCTATGCAGATGATAGGCTAGACATCTCTAAGGAATCTTTCAAAGAGCCTGAAGACCTCAGCATCACAGTTAATTGTAATGAGTATAAAAATTCTCAAGAAGGAGATCCGTTAGATGATGACAACGCGGTAGAAGGAGAATTAGAAATGTAG
- a CDS encoding gliding motility lipoprotein GldH: protein MKFQFSFILLVTIALSSCDESHVMSDSQAFDTAKWRLDHPVVFSFNPPDTINDYNLFINLRNSEKYVFNNIYLISQIKFPEGKTVVDTLEYLMANPQGEFLGKGSRDVFENKLWLKEGVRFRESGTYQLILSHATRKNGEVKGVTELEGILNVGYSIEKQNQSDGNE, encoded by the coding sequence ATGAAATTTCAATTTTCCTTTATCCTGCTTGTTACAATAGCTTTATCATCTTGTGATGAATCACACGTGATGAGTGATTCCCAAGCTTTTGATACTGCAAAATGGCGTTTAGATCATCCCGTTGTATTCTCATTCAATCCGCCTGATACGATCAACGATTACAACCTGTTTATCAATCTTAGGAACTCTGAGAAATATGTTTTCAATAACATTTATTTAATTTCACAGATAAAATTTCCTGAAGGCAAGACCGTTGTAGATACGCTGGAATACCTCATGGCAAACCCTCAAGGAGAGTTTCTGGGCAAAGGTTCAAGAGATGTGTTTGAAAACAAGTTGTGGCTTAAGGAAGGTGTACGCTTTCGCGAAAGCGGAACCTATCAACTCATACTCAGTCACGCTACCAGAAAAAACGGAGAGGTAAAAGGAGTTACTGAACTAGAGGGCATTCTCAACGTGGGATACAGTATTGAAAAACAAAATCAGTCAGATGGCAACGAGTAA
- a CDS encoding PSP1 domain-containing protein — translation MSCSSCGTGGDAPRGCKNNGTCGTSGCNKLTVFDWLSNMELPEGQEPFDFVEVRFKNSRKEFYKNSENLPLKIGDVVATEAKTGHDIGIVTLTGELVRVQMKRKRAKTKGEHFPEIYRIANQKDIDTWQASREREEPMKIKAREIAIRLNLKMKISDIEFQGDGSKATFYYTADERVDFRELIREYASTFRTRIEMRQIGLRQEAARLGGIGSCGRELCCSTWLTDFRSVTTGAARYQNLSLNPQKLAGQCGKLKCCLNYELDTYLDALKDFPKQNQKLYTEKGVALCQKVDIFKGIMWYCYEGEWTNWHSLTTDQVHEIVKKNKTKEKVAGIEQYAIQLEVEDVSFENVVGQDSLTRFDKPKRSRNKRKKKRNKPGASTSKSNNSDNKQTAGKKQNQNNRHRRKRSNPKNQNKS, via the coding sequence ATGAGTTGTAGTAGTTGTGGAACTGGTGGTGATGCTCCACGCGGTTGTAAAAATAATGGTACTTGCGGCACCTCGGGCTGTAACAAGCTTACGGTTTTTGATTGGTTGTCAAATATGGAACTCCCAGAAGGGCAAGAACCTTTTGATTTTGTTGAGGTTAGGTTTAAAAATTCCCGCAAAGAATTTTATAAAAATTCAGAAAACCTACCCCTTAAGATAGGAGATGTTGTTGCTACAGAAGCTAAAACCGGTCACGACATCGGTATAGTAACGTTAACGGGAGAGCTCGTACGGGTTCAAATGAAACGCAAACGAGCTAAAACCAAAGGTGAGCATTTCCCTGAGATTTACCGTATTGCTAATCAAAAGGATATCGACACCTGGCAAGCCTCTAGGGAGCGTGAAGAACCCATGAAAATCAAGGCTCGGGAAATAGCCATCAGGCTCAATCTGAAAATGAAAATTTCAGATATAGAATTTCAGGGCGATGGTTCTAAAGCCACCTTTTACTACACGGCTGATGAACGTGTGGACTTCCGTGAGCTTATCAGGGAATATGCCAGCACGTTCAGAACCCGCATTGAGATGAGGCAAATAGGTCTACGTCAAGAGGCAGCAAGATTAGGTGGAATAGGATCGTGCGGTAGAGAGTTATGCTGTAGTACGTGGCTTACGGACTTTAGATCTGTAACAACGGGTGCAGCACGTTACCAGAACCTATCGCTCAATCCTCAAAAACTTGCTGGTCAATGCGGTAAACTCAAATGTTGTCTCAACTATGAGCTAGATACTTATCTTGATGCTCTCAAAGATTTCCCTAAGCAGAACCAAAAACTCTACACAGAAAAAGGTGTTGCCCTGTGCCAGAAAGTGGACATTTTCAAAGGAATAATGTGGTATTGTTATGAAGGCGAATGGACCAACTGGCACTCCCTAACGACAGATCAGGTTCATGAAATCGTCAAAAAGAATAAAACAAAAGAAAAGGTAGCTGGCATTGAGCAATATGCAATCCAGCTGGAAGTTGAAGATGTAAGTTTTGAGAATGTGGTAGGACAAGATAGTCTAACACGTTTTGACAAACCCAAGCGCAGCCGCAACAAACGCAAGAAAAAGAGGAATAAGCCTGGGGCCAGTACCAGTAAATCTAATAATTCAGACAACAAGCAAACTGCAGGTAAAAAGCAGAATCAAAATAATAGACACCGTAGGAAAAGATCTAATCCTAAGAATCAAAACAAGTCGTAA
- a CDS encoding F0F1 ATP synthase subunit epsilon, whose protein sequence is MVLEIVTPEHTIFKGEVESVSVPGVNGQFQMLDNHAPVVSLLTEGSVKIFGNVNLTEENSNHFLKEDGTTNFHISGGVLEMKDNKAIVLAD, encoded by the coding sequence ATGGTTTTAGAAATTGTAACACCGGAACATACCATTTTTAAAGGAGAGGTAGAGTCTGTTTCTGTTCCCGGAGTAAATGGTCAGTTTCAAATGCTCGACAACCACGCTCCCGTAGTTTCTCTTCTTACTGAAGGTTCTGTCAAGATTTTTGGAAACGTTAACCTTACTGAAGAGAATTCAAACCACTTTCTAAAAGAAGATGGCACAACTAATTTTCATATCAGCGGTGGCGTACTAGAAATGAAAGACAATAAAGCTATTGTTCTAGCAGACTAG